The proteins below are encoded in one region of Glandiceps talaboti chromosome 17, keGlaTala1.1, whole genome shotgun sequence:
- the LOC144447956 gene encoding endoplasmic reticulum-Golgi intermediate compartment protein 2-like — protein MLRRRKTTLKAVKELDAFPKVPENYQETSTSGGTVSIVTFSLIAVLIVSETRYYMDTSMKYEYEVDTDLTSRLQLNVDITVAMRCEHIGADVLDLTGETISASFSSLKEESVHFELSQRQRVWQSKLKAIRDALSTEHAIQDLLFKVGFDGSPTSMPDREDKPKDPPSACRIHGSVELNKVAGNFHVTIGKSIPHPRGHAHLAAFINHNKYNFSHRIDHFSFGVPTPGIVNPLDGDEKVTQDSMRMYQYFIQIVPTQVNTNAAKVDTHQYAVTERDRVINHASGSHGVAGVFFKYDLSSLSIKVTEEHQPIWQFMVRLCGIVGGVFATSGVLHSVIGFLFDVICCRYKMGKYKEKENESPNVPVHHLDQNFQNDSPHVNLISQPAQDQTPTT, from the exons ATGTTACGACGGAGGAAGACGACGCTTAAAGCCGTCAAAGAGTTAGACGCTTTCCCAAAGGTTCCAGAAAACTACCAGGAGACATCTACCAGTGGCGGTACAG TTTCCATAGTGACGTTTTCTCTGATTGCTGTATTGATTGTGTCAGAAACACGATATTATATGGATACatcaatgaaatatgaatacgAGGTTGATACCGACTTGACAAGTAGACTACAGCTGAATGtcgatataacggttgctatgagatgtgaac ATATCGGTGCCGATGTGTTGGATTTGACTGGAGAAACTATTAGTGCTTCATTTAGTTCACTTAAAGAAGAAAGTGTTCATTTCGAATTATCTCAAAGACAAAGAGTATGGCAAAG CAAATTAAAAGCCATTCGCGATGCCTTGTCTACTGAGCATGCAATACAAGATTTATTGTTTAAAGTTGGATTTGATGGTTCACCTACATCAATGCCAGACAGAGAAGATAAACCTAAAGATCCACCTAGTGCCTGTAGGATACATGGATCAGTAGAACTAAATAAG GTTGCAGGTAATTTTCATGTCACCATTGGTAAGTCCATACCACATCCAAGAGGACATGCTCACCTGGCAGCTTTTATAAATCATAACA AATATAATTTTTCTCACAGAATAGATCATTTTTCCTTTGGTGTTCCAACTCCTGGAATAGTGAATCCATTGGATGGAGATGAAAAAGTTACCCAAGATA GTATGCGTATGTACCAGTATTTTATTCAGATTGTACCCACTCAAGTCAACACAAATGCTGCTAAGGTTGATACACATCAATATGCAGTCACAGAAAGG gacagggtTATTAACCATGCCAGTGGTAGTCATGGTGTAGCTGGAGTGTTTTTCAAATATGATTTATCATCACTCTCCATAAAAGTAACAGAGGAACATCAGCCTATTTGGCAGTTTATGGTTAGATTATGTGGAATAGTTGGAGGAGTCTTTGCTACCTcag GTGTCCTACATTCAGTGATTGGTTTTCTGTTTGATGTTATATGCTGTAGATATAAAATGGGAAAATAcaaagagaaagaa AATGAGTCACCAAATGTACCTGTGCATCACTTAGACCAGAATTTCCAGAATGATTCACCTCATGTTAATCTAATTTCACAACCAGCACAAGACCAAACACCAACAACGTAA